One segment of Zhihengliuella halotolerans DNA contains the following:
- a CDS encoding RcpC/CpaB family pilus assembly protein, which translates to MRGTRKPARVPASSYRRGWRDVVARYRRPVAAALAALAVACGLSAVAPDAAPRVAIAVSTRDLPSGHVIEPGDVEAREVQAAALPPQFAAQRDDGADLIGQQLAIAATSGTPLHEGLLVGEHLLAGTEPGTVAVPLQPADTETLSLLSPGLHVDVVLSEGNGYERPVESNRIARAVPVLWVPSAARGGLLDGPVPGGPQATVVVAASAEQAEALAGAASRGRLQLMLVAP; encoded by the coding sequence ATGCGAGGAACGAGGAAGCCGGCCCGGGTGCCGGCGAGCAGCTATCGGCGCGGCTGGCGCGACGTCGTGGCCCGGTACCGGCGGCCCGTCGCAGCGGCCCTGGCGGCGCTGGCGGTCGCCTGCGGGCTCAGCGCCGTGGCACCGGACGCGGCGCCGCGCGTCGCGATCGCTGTGAGCACACGCGATCTGCCGTCCGGGCACGTGATCGAGCCCGGCGACGTCGAGGCCCGGGAGGTCCAGGCGGCGGCGCTGCCGCCGCAGTTCGCGGCGCAGCGCGACGACGGTGCGGACCTGATCGGCCAGCAGCTCGCGATCGCGGCGACGTCCGGCACACCCCTGCACGAGGGTCTGCTCGTCGGCGAGCACCTGCTGGCGGGCACCGAACCCGGGACGGTGGCCGTGCCGTTGCAGCCGGCCGACACGGAGACGCTGTCGCTGCTCTCCCCCGGGCTGCACGTCGACGTGGTCCTTAGTGAGGGCAACGGCTACGAACGGCCCGTCGAGTCGAACCGGATCGCGCGGGCTGTACCGGTGCTCTGGGTCCCCTCGGCGGCACGCGGAGGGCTCCTGGACGGGCCGGTGCCCGGCGGGCCGCAGGCCACGGTGGTCGTGGCGGCGTCCGCCGAGCAGGCCGAGGCGCTGGCCGGGGCTGCGAGCCGCGGGCGACTGCAGCTCATGCTCGTCGCGCCGTAG
- a CDS encoding FmdB family zinc ribbon protein: MPTYAYACKDCGSEFDVFQSFSEDSLTTCEGCEGTLRKKFNVGGVTFKGSGFYRTDSRSSAPAASAEATS, from the coding sequence ATGCCCACTTACGCTTACGCCTGCAAGGACTGCGGCAGCGAGTTCGACGTCTTCCAGTCGTTCAGTGAGGACTCCCTGACGACGTGCGAGGGCTGCGAGGGCACCCTGCGCAAGAAGTTCAACGTCGGCGGCGTCACGTTCAAGGGCTCGGGCTTCTACCGCACCGACTCGCGCTCCTCCGCCCCGGCCGCGTCCGCCGAGGCGACCAGCTAG
- a CDS encoding 5-formyltetrahydrofolate cyclo-ligase, producing the protein MIAEPSPVAPEVKDEVRRVWRRRRRELPVAERAHQSAAVADALRNWLAARPQPVTVAAYLAYGAEPTLDPLLESLHDDGATVLVPVCLPERQLGWVRWSPGAPTQRSTVAPIDEPVGHRGGVETVATADVVLVPAQAVDLLGARLGQGGGYYDRFIAQLRSGGAAPALLAVVYDHELATAGTLPAGPLDEPVDGVVTSRGIAWFAR; encoded by the coding sequence ATGATCGCCGAACCAAGCCCCGTCGCGCCAGAGGTCAAGGACGAGGTCCGCCGCGTGTGGCGCCGCCGCCGCCGCGAGCTGCCCGTCGCGGAGCGCGCGCACCAGTCCGCGGCCGTCGCCGACGCGTTGCGCAATTGGCTCGCCGCCCGCCCGCAGCCGGTCACAGTGGCCGCCTACCTGGCGTACGGCGCCGAACCGACGCTGGACCCGCTGTTGGAATCCCTGCACGACGACGGCGCCACCGTCCTCGTGCCCGTCTGCCTGCCGGAACGGCAGCTGGGGTGGGTGCGCTGGAGCCCGGGCGCGCCCACGCAGCGTTCCACGGTCGCCCCGATCGACGAGCCCGTCGGGCACCGCGGCGGGGTGGAGACGGTCGCCACGGCCGACGTCGTCCTGGTTCCGGCGCAGGCCGTGGACCTGCTCGGGGCGCGCCTCGGGCAGGGCGGCGGGTACTACGACCGTTTCATCGCCCAACTCCGCTCGGGCGGGGCGGCGCCGGCGCTGCTCGCGGTCGTCTACGACCACGAGCTGGCCACGGCGGGCACCCTGCCGGCCGGGCCCCTCGACGAGCCGGTGGACGGCGTCGTCACGTCCCGCGGCATCGCGTGGTTCGCGCGGTGA
- a CDS encoding GNAT family N-acetyltransferase: protein MSRLAPWWPATLESGDILLRPLKVGDHAEWSAARRRNAEWLRRWEATQPDYGRAPSFREMVRGLNRQARAAQALPWVIAVRDPRAARPVIAGQVTVSAITWGSAKNCSIGYWIDSERAGQGIVPRAVAMAGDFCFGELGLHRIEINIRPENTPSLRVVEKLGFRDEGERRAFLHIDGQWADHRTFALTNEEVRDGFQARLEAFG from the coding sequence ATGTCACGTCTTGCCCCGTGGTGGCCGGCCACGCTCGAATCCGGAGACATCCTGCTGCGCCCGCTGAAGGTCGGCGATCATGCAGAGTGGAGCGCGGCGCGGCGCCGGAACGCCGAGTGGCTCCGCCGCTGGGAGGCCACGCAGCCGGACTACGGCCGGGCGCCGTCGTTCCGCGAGATGGTGCGAGGGCTGAACCGGCAGGCCCGGGCCGCGCAGGCGCTGCCCTGGGTCATCGCGGTGCGCGACCCGCGGGCTGCGCGGCCGGTCATCGCCGGCCAGGTGACGGTCTCGGCGATCACGTGGGGCTCGGCGAAGAACTGCTCGATCGGGTACTGGATCGACAGCGAGCGAGCCGGGCAGGGCATCGTGCCGCGGGCGGTGGCAATGGCCGGGGACTTCTGTTTCGGCGAACTCGGCCTGCACCGGATCGAGATCAACATCCGCCCCGAGAACACGCCGAGTCTGCGCGTCGTCGAGAAGCTGGGGTTCCGCGACGAGGGGGAGCGGCGGGCGTTCCTGCACATCGACGGGCAATGGGCGGACCACCGGACTTTCGCGCTGACGAACGAGGAAGTCAGAGACGGGTTCCAGGCGCGGCTCGAGGCGTTCGGGTAG
- a CDS encoding aminoglycoside phosphotransferase family protein codes for MDSPRAAKRWPEERQLAFINAHASRLVASGIGLDPSNYDTLQPTQVQLQHRPGAGISALYALRDGSGHIGLTTEELPAPAPDSDGTLPYTQLHVPGYEVAPQGFDELVVSVWRHPRDPKLPGLAAAAVPERAEVAFGAGDRLTHLETVAYRPLRRAVLRATFAQTEPELTERAIYLKVMRPDLADELVERSRLLAGAGLPVPDVLAHQEDGVAAFRELSGASLSRLIMHDGGTSLDPAELVALLDKMPAAVLDLPHRPAWADRVDRYASAARTALPEAAYRIDELERGVRDALDAADRGPLVPTHGDFYEANLLMDENRLVGLLDVDNVGPGRRADDLACLLGHVAVLPAVDPRYVHINEALDHFGSVFERGCDPRALWGSAAGVGVSLIAGARVPGQVDEWVPAAMGRLEAAERLLARVPG; via the coding sequence GTGGATTCCCCTCGAGCAGCGAAACGCTGGCCTGAGGAGCGCCAGCTCGCCTTCATCAACGCCCACGCCAGCCGGCTGGTCGCCTCCGGGATCGGCCTGGACCCCAGCAATTACGACACGCTGCAGCCGACTCAGGTCCAGCTGCAGCACCGGCCCGGCGCCGGCATCAGCGCCCTCTACGCGCTGCGCGACGGCAGCGGCCACATCGGCCTCACGACCGAGGAATTACCCGCGCCGGCTCCCGACAGCGACGGAACTCTGCCCTATACCCAGTTGCACGTGCCCGGCTACGAGGTGGCCCCGCAGGGATTCGACGAGCTCGTGGTCTCGGTGTGGCGCCACCCGCGCGACCCGAAGCTGCCGGGCCTGGCCGCCGCGGCGGTCCCCGAACGGGCCGAGGTCGCCTTCGGCGCCGGGGACCGGCTGACCCACCTCGAAACCGTTGCCTACCGCCCGCTGCGCCGCGCCGTCCTGCGGGCCACCTTCGCGCAGACCGAGCCGGAGCTCACCGAACGCGCGATCTATCTCAAGGTCATGCGTCCCGACCTCGCCGACGAGCTCGTCGAGCGCAGCCGCCTCCTCGCCGGCGCCGGGCTGCCCGTGCCGGACGTGCTCGCGCATCAGGAGGACGGCGTCGCCGCCTTTCGCGAGCTCTCCGGCGCCTCGCTCTCGCGCCTGATCATGCACGACGGCGGCACGAGCCTGGATCCGGCTGAGCTGGTCGCGCTCCTGGACAAGATGCCGGCGGCGGTCCTGGACCTGCCGCACCGCCCCGCGTGGGCCGATCGCGTCGACCGCTACGCGAGTGCGGCGCGGACGGCGCTGCCGGAGGCCGCATACCGGATCGACGAGCTCGAACGCGGGGTACGGGACGCGCTCGATGCAGCCGACCGCGGGCCGCTGGTGCCCACGCACGGGGACTTCTACGAGGCGAACCTCCTGATGGACGAGAACCGCCTGGTCGGGCTGCTCGACGTCGACAACGTCGGCCCCGGCCGCCGCGCCGACGACCTCGCGTGCCTGCTCGGGCACGTGGCCGTGCTGCCCGCCGTCGACCCCCGCTATGTGCACATCAACGAGGCCCTCGACCACTTCGGGTCGGTCTTTGAGCGCGGGTGCGACCCGCGGGCGCTGTGGGGGAGCGCGGCCGGCGTCGGAGTCTCGCTCATCGCCGGGGCGCGGGTGCCCGGCCAGGTAGATGAGTGGGTGCCGGCGGCCATGGGGCGGCTCGAGGCGGCCGAACGGCTGCTCGCACGCGTGCCGGGCTGA
- a CDS encoding response regulator transcription factor has product MSQILIIEDEPRISAFVSKGLRSAGFQPTVAASGSEGLSLAMTGDFELILLDVGLPDIDGFDVLRQIRDGLNDVPVIMLTARTGLDDTLAGLNGGADDYLAKPFRFEELIARIRLRLRPAANGASVAADPDDVLDHGGFRLDLRARQAEVDGRSIDLSAREFALAEAFLRNAGQVLSREQLLSRVWGYDFDPGSNVVDVYVRYLRNKLGSSRIETIRGAGYRLV; this is encoded by the coding sequence GTGAGCCAGATTCTGATCATCGAAGACGAACCCCGCATCAGCGCCTTCGTCTCGAAGGGGCTGCGCTCGGCGGGTTTCCAACCGACGGTGGCCGCGAGCGGTTCCGAGGGCCTCAGCCTGGCGATGACCGGGGACTTCGAGCTCATCCTGCTCGACGTCGGCCTCCCGGACATCGACGGGTTCGACGTCCTGCGGCAGATCCGGGACGGGCTCAACGACGTCCCCGTCATCATGCTGACCGCGCGCACGGGCCTCGACGACACGCTGGCCGGCCTCAACGGCGGGGCCGACGACTACCTCGCCAAGCCGTTCCGGTTCGAGGAGCTCATCGCCCGGATCCGGCTCCGACTGCGCCCTGCGGCCAACGGGGCGAGCGTCGCCGCCGACCCGGACGACGTGCTGGACCACGGCGGGTTCCGGTTGGACCTGCGCGCCCGCCAGGCGGAGGTCGACGGCCGGAGCATCGATCTTTCGGCGCGGGAGTTCGCCCTCGCCGAGGCGTTCCTGCGCAACGCGGGCCAGGTCCTCAGCCGCGAGCAACTGCTCTCGCGGGTCTGGGGCTACGACTTCGACCCCGGATCGAACGTCGTGGACGTCTACGTGCGGTACCTGCGCAATAAGCTCGGCTCGTCCCGCATCGAGACGATCAGAGGAGCCGGATACCGGCTCGTCTAA